A genomic segment from Nicotiana tabacum cultivar K326 chromosome 9, ASM71507v2, whole genome shotgun sequence encodes:
- the LOC107783408 gene encoding serine carboxypeptidase-like 51 produces the protein MEMKKSIVVVSLIVPLLFLVPLFNGGIGTAIAARNQDASESWGYVEVRPKAHMFWWYYRSPYRVEDPNKPWPIILWLQGGPGASGVGIGNFQEVGPLDTNLKPRNSTWLRKADLLFVDNPVGTGYSFVEDNKLFVKTDVEAATDLTTLLIEIFNRNQSLQQSPLYIVAESYGGKYAVTLALSALKAIESGKLKLKLGGVALGDSWISPEDFVFSWGPLLKDVSRIDGNGLQKSNSVALKIKQQISAGQYEAATNSWRDLENIISDNSNSVDFYNFMLDSGMDPLSLTASELSQGISMKRYSRYLQSSKFTPGSDVDLDSLMNGAVKKKLKIIPQNVQWGGQSDSVFNAMYGDFMKPRIDEVDELLAKGVNVTVYNGQLDLICATKGTEAWVEKLKWEGLKTFLKMERSPIYCKGDKSTKAFTKSYKNLRFYWILGAGHFVPVDQPCVALDMVASITQSPAVSK, from the exons atggaaatgaaaaagTCCATTGTTGTTGTATCTCTTATTGTTCCTCTCCTGTTTTTGGTTCCACTTTTTAATGGAGGAATTGGAACAGCCATTGCTGCCAGAAATCAAGATGCTTCAGAATCATGGGGTTATGTTGAAGTTAGACCTA aagccCACATGTTCTGGTGGTATTACAGAAGTCCATACAGAGTTGAAGATCCAAATAAGCCATGGCCAATAATACTATGGTTACAGGGTGGACCA GGAGCATCAGGAGTTGGAATTGGTAACTTTCAAGAAGTTGGGCCACTTGACACTAATCTGAAACCTAGGAATTCAACTTGGTTGAGAAAAGCTGATCTTCTCTTTGTA GATAATCCAGTTGGAACAGGATATAGTTTTGTGGAAGACAATAAGCTATTTGTGAAGACAGATGTGGAGGCAGCAACAGATTTGACAACACTATTAATTGAAATTTTTAATAGAAATCAGAGCCTACAACAGAGCCCTTTATATATAGTAGCAGAGTCCTATGGAGGAAAATATGCTGTTACTCTTGCACTTTCTGCCCTTAAAGCCATAGAATCTGGCAAATTGAAGCTCAAACTTGGAG GAGTGGCATTGGGTGATAGTTGGATCTCACCTGAAGATTTTGTG TTTTCATGGGGTCCTCTTCTGAAAGATGTGTCAAGAATTGATGGGAATGGCCTACAAAAATCAAACAG TGTAGCACTAAAAATAAAGCAGCAAATTAGTGCTGGCCAATATGAAGCTGCAACAAATTCATGGAGAGATCTGGAAAACATCATAAGCGATAATAGTAATTCCGTG GATTTCTACAATTTCATGTTGGATTCAGGAATGGACCCTTTATCTTTAACAGCTTCTGAATTATCACAAGGAATTTCAATGAAGAGATATTCAAGATATTTGCAATCTTCGAAATTTACTCCTGGTAGTGATGTTGATCTCGACAGCTTAATGAATGGTGCTgtcaaaaagaaattgaaaattattCCACAAAATGTTCA ATGGGGAGGACAGTCTGATTCTGTTTTTAATGCCATGTATGGTGATTTTATGAAGCCAAGAATTGATGAG GTTGATGAATTATTGGCCAAAGGAGTGAATGTGACAGTATATAATGGGCAA CTTGATCTCATTTGCGCAACCAAGGGAACAGAAGCATGGGTTGAGAAGCTAAA GTGGGAAGGGCTGAAAACTTTCTTGAAAATGGAAAGAAGTCCAATTTATTGTAAGGGTGACAAAAGTACAAAGGCTTTCACAAAGTCTTACAAGAACCTGCGCTTTTACTGGATTCTTGGAGCTGGCCATTTT GTTCCAGTTGATCAACCTTGTGTGGCATTAGATATGGTTGCCAGCATCACGCAATCACCAGCAGTTTCAAAATGA